Below is a window of Nocardioides sp. S-1144 DNA.
CCGGTGCCGAGCAGCAGGAGGGCGTGCCGGCCGCCGGCCGCCGGGGGCGGCGGGCCGTCGTCGACCGGCAGCCGCGACAGGGCACCGAGGCGGTGGACCCGGGCGGCCACCGCGTCCGGGACGCCGCGCAGCATGCCCTCGGCGCGCGGCGGCCAGAACGCGACCAGCGCGTCGGCGACCTCGAAGCCGAGCAGGTGCGCGGCGTCGTCGCGGTGGCCGGGCAGCACGACCCCCACGGTCGGGATCCCGTGCAGCCGGGCCAGCAGCAGCACCTCGACCGAGAGGTCGACGACCACGACGTCCGGCCGCGCGCGCTCGATCCAGGCCGAGATCGCCGCGGTGCGCGACCGCAGGCCGGCGTGCCCCAGCGGCGCCCAGTGGAGCCGACCGCCGGCGGTCGGCCGCACCGGCTCGCCGTCGTCGTCGCGGGCCAGGTCGACCCACTGGCCCGGCCAGTCCGAGGGGCGCTCCAGGGACGACAGCGCGGTCACCGCGCCCTCCCCCGTCGCCGCCAGGTGCGCGGCCAGCGAGCGGGCGCGCTGGAGGTGGCCGCGGCCGACGTGGTGGACGTAGTACCCGACCGTGCAGGGGGCGCGGCTCATGCCGCTTCGTCGTCGAGCTCGAGCAGCTCGTGGTAGCACCGCTCGTAGTCGTCGACCATCCGCGTCAGCGAGCACGTCGCCTCGGCGTGGGCGCGCACCGCGCGCCGGTCCAGCCGGGCGGCGGCGAGGACGGCCGCGGCGAGGGCGTCGACGTCGTCGGCGGGCGCCAGCACCCCGCCGAGCGCGCCGACGACCTCGGGCAGCGCGCCGCGGACGTACCCGGCGACCGGGGTGCCGCAGGCCATCGCCTCGGAGGCCACCAGGCCGTAGGGCTCGTCCCAGGCGGGGGTGACCACGGCGACCGACGCCCGCCGCAGCAGCTGCCCGAGCTCGGCGTGGTTCAGGTGGCCGGCGTACTCGATGCCGTCGCCGAGCCGCGGCTCGAGCTCGGTGCGGAAGTAATCCCGGTCGTGGGCCGGCCCGACCAGCACCAGCGGGACGCCGGCACGGCGGCAGGCGTCCATCGCGGCGTGCGGCGCCTTCTCGGGCACGAGGCGACCCGACCAGACCGCCGGTCCCCCGCCGTCGCCGGCGTACCAGCGGGTGAGGTCGATGCCGTTGTGGACGACGCCGGCCGGCACCGCGTGCGCCCACGCCTCGGCGGTGAACGCGCTGACGGCGGCGAACGTCGAGCCGAGCGGGTCGAGCGAGATGGCCGACTCCACCAGGGGCAGCGGGGGCGTGTGCAGGGTCGTGAGCATCGGCACGCCGACGGCCGACGCCATCGCGACCGGGAGGTGGTGGAGGCTGTTGTTGTGCACCACGTCGTACTCGGCGGCGCCGGTGCGGGCCAGGTCGAGCATCAGGCCGAGGTAGGCGTGGTGCTCGGCGACCCAGCCGGCGCTCGGGGCGTTGCGGTCGGCGAGGGCGGCGGCGCTCGGCTCGAACCCGGCCGGCACGAGCAGCCGGACGGGCAGGTCGACGTCGGTGCCCGGGCCGGCGAACAGCGTCACGTCGTGGCCGCGGGCGGCCAGCTCGCCGGCCAGGACGTGGGTCATGGCCTCGAGCCCGCCGGCGAAGGGCTCGCGGATCGGGAACCGGCTGGAGGCGATCAGGCAGATCCGCACGGTCACCTCCCCGCGAGCGCGTCGGCGTACAGCGCGGCGTGGGCGGCGGCGAGCGAGCGGCGCTGGGCGCGCCGCTCCTCCACCGTGGCGGCGAGGTCCGGCCGGAGCTCGTGGGCACCGCGGACGGCGACCGACAGCGACGCCGCGTCGAAGTGGTCCTCGTCGTGGGCGTAGGTGAGCACGGGGCCCTGGTCGGCGAAGTAGCCGCACGACGGCGCGACCACGGTCGTGCCGAGGTCGCGGCAGGCCTCGAGCCAGCCCGAGTGCGTGCCGAAGCGGTACGGCAGGACCGAGACGTCCAGGGCGGAGAGGTAGCGCCAGAGGTCGTCGTCGGAGAGGTAGTCGTGCACGTGGAGCTCGATCTGTCCGGCCGCCTCGAGGCGCCGCAGCGTCGCGGCCAGCCCGGCGTCGTGCCGGGCGCCGCCGGCCTCGAGCACGTCGCGGTGCGCGTTGACCTGGAGGACGGCGTCGGGCAGGTCGGCGAGGGTCTCGGCGAGGGTGGTGATCACCGGGAGCGGGGCCATGCTCGCCCGCAGGCTCTTGACGTGGACGCCGACGCGGAACGGGCGCCGCGCCGCCGCGCGTCGTGCGACCTCCCGCATCGAGCGGGCCGCGCGCATGGTCTCGAACGGGACGACGTGCGGGTGCGGCAGCACCACGGCCTCGCGGTCCCAGCGCCGGCGGATCTCGGCCGCGGCGCCCTCGGTGAGGGTGACGACGCGGTCGGCCGCCGGCACCAGCACGTCGAGCTGGGCGTCGTGGAGGGCGCGGGACTCGTGGTGCGGGTTGCGCAGGTCGTGCGCGGTGTAGACCAGGGGCGTGCCCCGGCGGCGCAGGACGTCGACGAACGCCTGGAGGTCGCGCGGCTCCCGGGCGTCGAAGCCGAAGTGCACGTGGAACAGGTCGACGTCGGTGGCGGCCTCGGCCCAGGCCGGGTCGAGCATCACCGGCGGCCACCACCGCTGCGTCGGCGCCGCGGCGCGGCCGTCGGGGCCGCCGTCGGGGTCGGGGTCGGGCATCCGCACCGGGCCGCCGCCGCCCTCGGGGGCGAGGTGACGGACGTAGACGTGGCCCGACGGGACGGACGCGACGACGGGCGGCGCGGCGGCGTCCGCGGCGGGGGGCGGGTCGCTGGCGTGGTGCTCGGAGAGTCGGGTCGTCACGAGGAGTGGTGCCCACGAGCGGACCGCCGCACGCACCGACACGCCTCAGACACCTGTCCGGGTGACTGCGCGATCGTCACCCGACGGGTGTGCCGACATCGGGGCTCGCGGTGGTGACCGGGGGCTCAGTGGTTGCGCAGGGCGTCGACCAGCTCCGACTTCGTCATCGACGACCGGCCCGCGACGTCGAGCTCACGGGCGCGCTTGCGCAGGTCGTCCACGCTCCACTCGTCGTAGGAGCCGGCGCGACCGCCGCGAGCCCCGACCGTGCCAGCACCCTGGGCAGCGGAGGCGTTGGCGATGCGGGCCGACTTCTCCTTGCTGTTGCCCTCGCGGCGCAGGGCCTCGTACCTCTTGTCGTCCTTGACGCTCGGCCCGGGCTTGTCGTCTGCCGGCATGACGGCCTCCTTCGGCGTGGTCGCGCCCCTCACGCTAGGCAGGACCGCACGGCCCCCACGGCACCCGCGCGGGTGATTGTGGGCCCGGACACCCCTGGAGGTGGGAGCCCGCGGTCCCGGCGCTGACTACGTTGATGAAAGAACCTGCGGCCGCCCTGCTGCCTCCGACTCCTCGTCGTCGAGGCCGATCGGCGTTCGCCCGACCGATCCTGAAGGCGGTTGCCCATGCTCGTCGAGGTCCTCGACCCCCATGACGTCCACCCCGACCCCGAGCTCTCCCGCACCGGTCGGTCCGAGCTGACCCACGACCTCCTCACCCGCGCCCACGCCACCGACGACCCCGTCGAGCGCGAGCGTCTGCTCGACGAGGTCATCGTCGCCAACCTCCGCGTCGCGCACGCCGTCGCCGCCCGCTACCGGGGCCGCGGCGTCGCCCTCGACGACCTCGAGCAGGCCGCCTGCGAGGGCCTCGTCAAGGCCGTGCACCGCTTCGACCCCGCCCAGCGCCACGACCTCCTCAGCTACGCCGTCCCCACCATCCGCGGCGAGGTGCTCCACCACTTCCGCAACCACTCCTGGACCCTGCGGCCGCCCCGCCGCATCCAGGACCTGCAGTGGCGCATCAACCGCGCCGCCGACGACCTCAGCACCAGGTTGGGGCGCGAACCCCTCACCGCCGAGGTGTGCGAGGCCCTCGAGATCACCCCGGCCGAGCACGACGAGGCGGTCGCCGCCTTCGGTTGCTTCCAGCCGACCTCGCTGGACCAGGAGATCGGCGGCACCGAGCAGCTGACGCTCGGCGAGAGCATCCCCGACGCCACCGACCACCACGACGCCACCGAGGCGCGCACCCTGCTCAGCCCGGTCGTCCGCCGTCTCTCCGACCGCGACCGCCGCATCCTCTACCTGCGCTTCTTCGAGGACCAGACGCAGCAGGAGATCGGCGAGGAGCTCGGGGTCCCGCAGACCCAGGTCTCGCGCTGGCTGGGCCGGATCTGCCGCGACCTGCGCAGCCAGCTCGCCGGCTGAGACCGGCGGGCCCGCTCCAGCCGTCGGCCGGAGCGGGCACGCCCGGTTGCGTCAGGGCCGGAAGACGGTCTTGACCATGCCGTCGCCCTTGTCGCGGAACGTCTTGTACGCCGCCGGCGCGTCCTCCAGCGGGAGGTGGTGGGTGGCGAAGGTCTCGACGCCGAGCACGTCCTCGTCCCGGTTCAGCAGGTCGAGGATGTCGTCGCTCCAGCGGTGGACGTTGGCCTGCCCCATGCGCAGCTGCAGCTGCTTGTCGAAGAGCTGGAGCATCGGCATCGGCGAGGCCGCGCCGCCGTACACCCCGGAGATCGAGACGGTGCCGCCGCGGCGGACCGACTCGAAGGCCGTGTAGAGGGCGTCGAGCCGGTCGGAGCCGGTCTTCTGCATCAGCGCGCCGGCCACCTTCTTGGGCAACAGGCCGAGGGCCTTCTGCGCGGCCTCGGCGACCGGGGAGCCGTGCGCCTCCATGCCCACGGCGTCGATGACGGCGTCCGCGCCGCGGCCGTCGGTGAGGTCGCGCACCCGCTCGGGCACGTCGTCGGAGTCGACCTCGCGCAGGTCGACGGTCTCGCCGCCGCGCTCGGTGATCCGGGCCAGCCGCTCCGGGACCGAGTCGACGACGATGACGCGCAGACCGCGGTGCTTGGCGATCCGCGACGCCATGTCTCCGATGGGGCCGGCCCCGATGACGAGCAGGGTGCCGCCCTCGGGGGTGTCGGCGTACTCGACGGCCTGCCAGGCCGTGGGCAGCACGTCGGAGAGGTACAGGAAGCGGTCGTCGGGCGGGCCGTCGGCGACCTTGATCGGCAGGGTGTTGCCGAACGGCACGCGCAGGGCCTCCGCCTGCCCACCGGGCACCTGGCCGTAGAGCTTGCTGTAGCCGAAGAGGCTCGCCCCGGTTCCCTGGTCGCGGTTCTGGGTGGTCTCGCACTGGCTGTGCAACCCGCGGGCGCACATCCAGCAGGTGCCGCACGAGACGTTGAAGGGGACGACGACGCGGTCGCCAACCTTCAGCGCGCTCACCTCGGGGCCGACCTCCTCCACGACGCCCATCGGCTCGTGGCCCACGACGTCGCCGGCCGTCATGAACGGCGTCAGCGGGTCGTAGAGGTGCAGGTCGGAGCCGCAGAGACCCGTCGAGGTGATCTTGACGACGACGTCGGTCGGCTCCTCGATGCGGGCGTCCGGCACGTCGACGACCTGCATGTCCTGCCGGCCCTGCCAGGTGACGGCCCTCATGCGGCGCACCCCGCAGGAGTGGTGGTGGCTGGTCGGTGGGTTCGGTGGGTCATGGCGACCGGTACCCACCCCCGGTGCTGCCTACGCACCTGCATGGGTGGGCCCGGATCGGGGCACTGAGGGTCATGGCGACGAACTCACGCATCGTGAAGGCCCCGCCCGACAAGATCTGGGCCGTCCTGGAGGACGGCTGGCTCTACCCGCTGTGGGTGGTCGGCGCCTCCCGGATGCGCGAGGTCGACGACGACTGGCCGGCGGTGGGCTCCCGGCTGCACCACAGCGTCGGCTCGTGGCCCCTGCTCATCGACGACACGACGGAGTCGCTCGAGGTCGTGCCCGACACCCAGCTCCGCCTGCGCGCCCGGGGCTGGCCCGGCGGGGAGGCCGAGGTGCTGGTCACGCTCGAGCCGCACCCGGAGGGCACCCGGGTCGTGATCGAGGAGGACGCCGTCCGCGGCCCGGGCGTGCTCGTGCCGCGTCCGGTGCGCTCGCCCCTGATCGGCTGGCGCAACGTCGAGACGCTGCGCCGCCTGGCCCTGCTCGCCGAGCGCCGCTGAGTGGCGCACGACGCGGTCGTCGTCGGGGCCGGGCCGAACGGCCTGGTCGCCGCCAACCTGCTCGTCGACGCCGGGTGGTCGGTGCTCGTGCTCGAGGAGCAGCCGACGCCGGGCGGTGCGGTGCGCAGCGACCGCGAGCTGCACCCGGACTTCGTCCAGGACACCTTCAGCGCCTTCTACCCGCTGGCGGCGACGTCGAGGACCATCCAGGGGCTCGGGCTGGAGGCGCACGGGCTGGAGTGGGTGCACGCCCCCGCCGTGCTGGGGCACCCGACCGACGACGGCTGGGCGGTGCTGCACCGCAGCCGCGAGGACACCGCGGCGGCCCTGGCCGCCTCCCACCCCGACGACGGCGAGCGGTGGCTCGATCTGTGCCGCACCTGGGACGCGGTCGGTGGCCCGCTCGTGGACGGGCTGATCTCCCCCTTCCCGCCGGTGCGGGCGGGGGCCTCGCTGCTGACCCGCGTGCCGCGTGCCGGTGGCCTCGACCTCCTGCGCACCTTCGTGACGCCGGTGGCCGACCTGGCCCACCGCTTCTCCGGGCCGGGCGCCGGGCTGCTGCTCGCCGGCAACGCCGGCCACGCCGACCTGCCGCTGCACTCCGCGGGCTCGGGGCTGTTCGGCCTGATCATGACCATGCTCGGCCAGACGGTCGGCTTCCCGGTGCCGCGCGGCGGCGCCGGCGAGCTCACGGCGGCGCTGGTGCGCCGGTTCGAGGCGGCCGGCGGCGAGCTGCGCTGCGGCACCCGGGTCGACGCCGTCCGCGTGCGCGAGCGGCGGGCGGTCGCCGTCGAGACCGCCGGGGGTGAGCGCCACGAGGCGCGCCGCGCGGTGGTCGCGGACGTCTCGGCCCCCGCCCTGTTCAACCGGTTGCTCGACCCGGCCGACGTGCCCGCCGGGGTGACCCGCGGCATGCGCTCCTTCGGCCTCGACCCCGGCACGGTCAAGGTCGACTGGGCCCTCGACGGCCCGGTGCCCTGGACGACGCCGCCCCCGGTCGCCCCGGGCACGGTGCACGTCGCCGACTCGGTCGACCAGATGGCCGAGGCACTCGGCGAGGTCGCGGCCCGGCGGATCCCGGCGGCGCCGTTCCTGCTGTGCGGGCAGATGACCGCGTCCGACCCGACCCGCTCCCCCGCCGGCACCGAGTCGCTGTGGGCCTACACCCACGTGCCGCAGCCCCACCCCGGCGTCCGCGACGCCGCCGGCGACGGCCCGGACGCCGTCCGGGGCACCTGGGACCGCGACGACTGCGAGCGCTTCGCCGACCGCATCCAGGCCCGGCTCGAGCGGCACGCACCCGACCTGGCGTCGCGGATCCTGGCGCGCCGGGTGATGGGGCCCCGCGAGCTGGAGGCCCGCGACGCCAACCTGGTCGGTGGTGCCATCAACGGCGGCACCTCCCAGATCCACCAGGAGCTGTTCTTCCGGCCGGTGCCGTCGATGCGCGGCCGCCCCGAGACGGGCGTGCGCGGGCTCTACCTCGGCTCGGCCTCCGCCCACCCCGGCGGCGGCGTCCACGGCGCCCCCGGCGCGAACGCCGCCCGCGCCGCGATCTGGCACCACCGGCTGCGCCTGGGGCGCTAGCCCGCCCGGCCCGCCGGCGCCGGTGGCTCGGCGAACTGGCGCCGGTAGCTCGACGGCGGCACCGCGAACTGCGCCACGAAGGCCTGGCGGAAGGTGACGGTGCTGGCGAAGCCGCAGGCACCCGCGACGCGGCCGATGCTCCAGGTGGTGGTCTCCAGCAGCACGCGGGCCTCGTCGAGGCGGCGCGAGAGCACCCAGCGGGCGGGGGTGGTGCCGGTGACGCGACGGAAGTGCCGGACGAAGCCGCGCCGGCTCATGTGGGCCTGCTCGGCGAGCCGCTCGACGGGCAGCCGCTCGTCGAGACGGGTGAGGGCCCAGGCCATCACCCGGCTCACCGGGTCGTCCTCGGCGGGTCCGGCGACCGGACGCTCGATGTACTGCGCCTGCCCGCCCTCGCGGTGCGGGGCGACCACGAGGGCGCGCGCGACCCGGGCGGCGGCGGCGGCCCCGAGGCGGGTGCGCACCAGGTGCAGGCACGCGTCGATCGAGGCGGCCGTGCCGGCCGAGGTCAGGACGTCGCCGTGGTCGACGTACAGGGCGGTGGCGTCGACGACGGTGGCCGGGTGCTGCGCGGCGAGCTGGTCGGTGGCCAGCCAGTGGGTGGCCGCGCGGCGTCCGTCGAGCAGCCCGGCCGCGGCCAGCGGGAACGCGCCCAGGCAGAGCCCCACCACGACCGCGCCCCGCGCGTGGGCGGCGACGAGCAGGTCGCACAGCCGGGGGTCGACCGGGGCCGGCGGCGGGTGCCACGACGGGACGACGACGACGTCGGCGTCCGCGACCACCTCCGGCCCGGCGACCGGGCCGAGCCGGTAGCCCTCGGCGGTGCGCACGGAGTCGCCGTCGAGGGCCCAGAGCGTGGTGACCCAGTCGGTGGCGGCGTGCTGCCGGCCCACCTCGCCGAAGACCAGCTCGGGGGCGGCCAGGTGGAACGTCGTCACGCCGTCGAAGGCGAGGACCGCGATCCGCACGCGTCCCTCCTCGGTCGTTGGCCCAGATCCATCACAAGTATGCATCCGGGCCACTCACGGACGCCGGTGCGTCCGCGCCAGGCTGGGGGCACCGACGGTCCCGCCGTCCCCCGACACGAGGAGAACCCCATGAGCAACCCCCGCCGCGCCCTCGTGGTCGTCGACGTCCAGCAGGAGTACTTCGACGGCCCGCTCACCATCCAGCACCCGCCCCGGGCCCACGCGCTGGCCCAGGTGCTCCGCGTCATCGGCGTCGCGCGGGAGCACGGACTGCCGGCCGTCGTCGTGCAGCACGCGACGGTCGAGGGCGCCCCGGCCTTCGCGCCCGGGTCCCCGGGGTTCGAGAACCACCCGGACGTCGAGGCGGCCGTCGACCCCGGCTGGAAGCGGGTCACCAAGCAGTTCGGCAGCGTCTTCGCCGGCACCGACGTCGCCGACTGGCTGCGCGAGGTGGGCGCGGACACCATCACCGTGGTCGGGTTCATGACCAACAACTGCGACCTGGCCACCGCCGTCGAGGCCGAGGGCCTCGGGGTGGCGGTCGAGGTGCTCTCGGACGCCAGCGGCGCCATCCACCTGGCCAACTCCGCCGGCACGGTGGCCGCCCGCGACCTGCACGAGACCCTGATGACGCTGCTCAACTCCAACTTCGCCACGGTCGCGACCACCGCGCAGTGGGAGCAGGCCGTCGCCGCCGGCACCGCCCTGGACACCGGGAGCGACCTGGGCTCCTCGGCCATGGCCGGGCGCGCGGCGTTCGACGCCTGAGCCGGGCCGACCACCGGGCCGACCGCCAGGTCGACCGCCGGGCCGGCCGCCGGGCTCAGGGCCCGCCGGTCGCCACCGGTCGGTCGAGGTTGCTCCACTGCGACCACGAGCCCGGGTAGAGCGCGACGTCGTCGTGCCCCGCGATCGCGAGCGCGGCGACCTCGTGGGCCGCGGTCACCCCCGAGCCGCAGTACACCGCCGTCGCGACGCCCTCGCGGACGCCGAGCGCCTCGAACCGGGCGCGGAGCTCGGCGGACGGCCGGAAGGTCCCGTCGGGCAGCAGGTTGTCGGCGGTCGGCGCGCTCACCGCCCCGGGCACGTGCCCGGCCCGGGGGTCGACCGGCTCGACCTCGCCGCGGTACCGCTCGCCGGCGCGGGCGTCGAGCAGGGTGCCGGCGTCCGCGAGCCCGGCCACGTCCTCGACGTCGAGGGTGGCCATGCCCCCGCCGGGCAGGACGACGTCGCCGACAGCCGGGACCACCTCGTCGTCGTCGAGCGGCCGGCCGGCAGCGACCCAGGCCGGCAGTCCGCCGTCGAGAAGGCGGACGTCGGTGAACCCGGCCCACCGCAGCAGCCACCACGCCCGCGCGGCCGCGAGGTTGCCCGTGGCGTCGTAGGCGACGACGGTGCTCCCGGCGCGCACGCCCCACCGTCGTGCGGCGGCCTGCAGCCGGTCGAGCCCGGGCAGCGGGTGGCGTCCGTCGGTGGGCCGGCCGTGCGCGGCGAGCTCGGCGTCGAGCGGGACGAAGACGGCGCCGGGCAGGTGGCCGCGCCGGTAGTCGTCGTGCCCCGGCGGCCCACCCAGCGTCCAGCGCACGTCGAGGAGCACCAGGTCGAGGCGACCGGCCCGGGCGTCGTCGACGAGCCCGACCAGCCGGTCTGCGGTGACGAGGACGTCCTGCGCGGTCATCGCGCCACCGTAGACGCCGTCAGGACCGCTTGCGCGACACCGCGTCGAACACCGGTCCGACCATCCGGTCGTAGAGCCCCGGCGCGAGCCGGAAGGCGGCCACCAGGCCGTAGTTGAGGTAGGCCGTCTGCACCTCGAAGCGCCGCGAGCCGATCTGCCGCAGCACCACCCGCGCCGCCCGCTCGGGGCTGATCGTCGGCGGTGGGGCGGTGTTCACCCCGCCGGCCGCGTCGAGGGCCGAGTCGTAGATCGGGGTGTCGACGCTGCCCGGCGTCACGTGCGAGATCCGCACGTCCGGCAGGTCGCCGTTCTCGATCTTCAGCTGGCGCGCCAGGGCGCGCACGCCCCACTTGCTGACGACGTACGGCGTCATCTCGGGCACCGCGACCAGCCCGAGCAGCGAGCCGACGAGCACGAGGTCGCCGCGCTCCTGCCGGCGCAGCACCGGGACGACGTGGCGGGCCACCGACGCCGAGCCGAGCAGGTTGGTGCCGACCACCTGGGCGAAGTCCTCCGCGGAGGTGTCCTCGGTGCGTCCGTAGGTCACGACGCCGGCGCAGTGCAGCACCGCGTCGATCCGGCCGTGCCGGGCGAGCGTGTCGGCGACCACCTGCTCGACGGCCTCGTCGTCGGAGACGTCGGCCACCAGCGGTGTGGCCGAGGCCGCACCACGGGTCCGGCACTCCTCGGCGACCTCCTCCAGCACGTCGGCGCGACGGGCCACGAGCACCACGTGGTCACCGGCCTCGGCGGAGAGCAGCGCGGTGGCGCGGCCGATCCCGCTGGAGGCGCCGGTGACGACGACGACCCGTTCCTCGGGCCGGCGGCCCGGCGCGCCGAGGAGACCCGGCAGCCGCGGGAGCAGCCCGCGCGTCAGCACGAGCAACCCCCTCGGGTGAGGTCACTCGGGGCGGCGGCGCCGTTAGCGTCGAACGCATGAGCATCAGCAAGGGAACCAAGGTCCACTGGAACACCTCTCAGGGGAAGACCACCGGCAGGGCCGTCGAGAAGCGGACGAAGCCCTTCCAGCACGACGGGCAGAAGTTCAACGCGAGCGAGGACGAGCCGTACTGGATCGTCGAGTCCGAGAAGTCGGGGGCGAGCGCGGCCCACAAGGAATCCTCGCTCGAGCAGGCCTGAGGCGTGGGAACCACGCAGCCAGCAGCGCCGCGAGCGGTGCTGGTCGTCGGGGCGAGCTCCGGCATCGGGCTGGCCGTCGCGCAGCAGCTGAGCGAGCGCGGTGACCGGCTGGTGCTGTTCGCCCGCGACCAGGGCCGCCTCCGGCAGGTCGCCGACGCGCTGCCCGGCCCGGTCGAGGTGGTGGCCGGCGACGTCGCCGACGCGGACGCCGTCGAGCGGGCCGTCGCCGCGTGCGTGGCCGCCTACGGCCGGTGCGACGCGGCGATCAGCACGGCCCAGGCGATGGCCTACGGCACGGTCGAGAGCCTGCCGCCCGACGTGCTGCGCCACCTCGTCGACGTCGCCGTCGGCGGCACCGGCAACCTGGCCCGCTCGCTGCTGCCCCGCTTCCGCGAGCAGGGCGGCGGCCACCTGGTCGTGGTCAGCTCGCTGCTCGCCGAGATCGCCGTCCCCTCGATGGGCGGCTACTGCGCCGCCAAGTGGGGCCAGCTCGGCCTGGTCCGCACGCTGCAGGCGGAGGTGCGCCGCGAGCGCGGCGTCCA
It encodes the following:
- a CDS encoding SDR family NAD(P)-dependent oxidoreductase, which translates into the protein MLTRGLLPRLPGLLGAPGRRPEERVVVVTGASSGIGRATALLSAEAGDHVVLVARRADVLEEVAEECRTRGAASATPLVADVSDDEAVEQVVADTLARHGRIDAVLHCAGVVTYGRTEDTSAEDFAQVVGTNLLGSASVARHVVPVLRRQERGDLVLVGSLLGLVAVPEMTPYVVSKWGVRALARQLKIENGDLPDVRISHVTPGSVDTPIYDSALDAAGGVNTAPPPTISPERAARVVLRQIGSRRFEVQTAYLNYGLVAAFRLAPGLYDRMVGPVFDAVSRKRS
- a CDS encoding hypervirulence associated TUDOR domain-containing protein, whose amino-acid sequence is MSISKGTKVHWNTSQGKTTGRAVEKRTKPFQHDGQKFNASEDEPYWIVESEKSGASAAHKESSLEQA
- a CDS encoding SDR family NAD(P)-dependent oxidoreductase, producing the protein MGTTQPAAPRAVLVVGASSGIGLAVAQQLSERGDRLVLFARDQGRLRQVADALPGPVEVVAGDVADADAVERAVAACVAAYGRCDAAISTAQAMAYGTVESLPPDVLRHLVDVAVGGTGNLARSLLPRFREQGGGHLVVVSSLLAEIAVPSMGGYCAAKWGQLGLVRTLQAEVRRERGVHVSVVLPGAVDTPIYRQAATYAGRLGSAPPPVVAPGRVAQACLRRLDRPRRLDHVGPANLPAVAAFRTVPALYERLAGPLVDRVVLRGPRSEDHAGNVLEPVPAAEGLRGGWTTGGRLRGRTGRARWRG